TCATCTTCGTCGTCCTCCTCATCGGAACTGTTCGCTTTTCCTTCGATCGCTGGTTTGGGACTACTGAGCGAGTCATCACTGACCACCATTGCTGGCACCGCATTGCGGCCACTGTTTAGCGCAGCTTTCCTTCGCATGTTTCCCGAGAGCGGTGTTTTGCCAGTGTTGATTACAGTAGCGCTGGGTCGTTCTATACTGTCCTCAGACTTGGTACAATCATCTAAACTGTCCAGGGTGAATTTGTGATCCTTAGACGATTCGTCTGACCCGAGTGCACTTTTATCGTGCTCGGTGTCAAAGTTACTATCGTCCGAAGCTTCCTCGCTCACATGGTTGTTTTGCGCCAGCATACTGTTGGTGGCAGTTCCGTTTGTTGTCAAGGATGCGTCCGATTCAGGCGGATTACTGGGTGTCGCGGGTTTGTTAAGATCTACCGTATTGGAGGACGATGCATCGGTAACAGACTTCCCATTTTCTGGTATGTGCTCCAGTATGTCCGGTTGTAACTCACTGGCGACATAATGTGTCCAGAGCGCGAGCTCCACCTTGTGTGGAGACCATTTTTTCTCATGCGGCTGCAGTCCTGCCTTTGATGTGTCAAGCTTGTTCTTTTTTGCAGGCGTTGTACTTAAAGAATCGCCATCGGAAGAACACGAACCGCTGTCGTCCGTGTTGCCATCTTTAGCCGCCGTCCCATTGCCCGTTCTTTTGAGGGGAGAAGCTTTGCTACTACCGGTCGATTGTTCTGGCAGGCTGTCAGCTGGATGACATTCGCGATTTAATCGATCTGTCGTGGTCTGGATGTGTTGCACGAAGTTCATATACTCTCGCGTCGTGTAGTCAATGCCTTCAATCTCCGGTATTGCCATCAGGCATTCGTCCGCCATGAAGGGGGCCGTTTCCGGGGCGGCCGCTGCAAGCAAAGCCGACGCCATCGTTGTGCCGACGCCTTTCAGATTCGATAGCGCTGTAATGGCCTGTTCGAGGTTGGGCAGTTTACGGAACGCTTTTTTCGTTTCCGCCTGCACTGCCCGAGGTGTGTTTACTTTGATCAGATAGGATAGTTGCGGGTAAAACTTGCCGCGAGTTTGTTTCCACTTCATGGTTTTTACCAGCTCCTCGTGCACCATGTACTGATCCTTGCCACGCTTCTTGATCAGCTGAGGCAGCTTGTTCTGGTACCAGTCGTCCAGCCGGATCAACTCGTCCGgctttttgcatttgttttctgCTCGTAGCTTTAATACCTGCGGATATAGAGCCAGCACGTAGTCGAACTGTGCTGACGTCCCCTGCGAAAAGAACGTTGCCGTATCCTGTTTAGACATCTTTGCAGCCGGCTCCGTACTGCGATCGATTATGATGAACTCTTCCCTTGCCTACACCTTTAAAAAGCTGAAACAGCGAAATGAGTTGAGATGTAAAGAGAAGTATATGAAAACCATGTTTGCCAGCCAGAAGTGCAACACTGTCAGTCTTCCCTGCAATTCCATCGCGTACCAGAATGCAAATTAGTTCAAACAATATGGTATGAGTTTCAACGCTTTCCAACAAATGCTAGAAAACGTTCCCTCGCTTCATTTTTGGTGCATATAGACGCTAATCCTTACGGTAGATGTAGCATGCAGACTCGATGGCATTTCATATGTTCCGGTAATTATTACACCGGTTATGGATCTCGCAAAAGTTTCCCTCCATGAACGGGCAGAGCGGCACAATTCCTTGGTGCACGTCGGAAAATGAGTCCTTTATTGTTTACAACAAATCATTAATCACCCAAACCTTACCATGCCCTCCTATTGGGCAAACGTGCAAGCATTGGAATATGGCCAAGGGGAAAAAGTAGAAATAAACTTACACCACCACAAAACCGtacagaagaaacaaaaaaactcagacaaaagcaataaaaaagcaaaactttaTCTACTAAGCTTATCTTATACGGTTGCGGTGGAGCTACTGTTTCCCTACTGACTAAATGCGGCTAGATGACGCCGGTTCACGCAAACGGAAGtggaaaagcgaacaaaaggggagagaaaaagaaaaacccttcTACTAATAATGTCGATTACTTTAGTCTACGTACGGTGGCAAACGAAGCATTATTGCACACGCGAAAACAATGGAAATGAGACTGGAAGCGTTAGGATGGTAAGGTGTCCTGGGCGCCCAACGTTAGCTAGCACCACAGTGCGCCTAGAGAGTGGGTGCTTGCTTTGGTTCATAAATATCCGATTCTTTTCCGGTTCATTTGAAGACGCTAGTTCCGGGCTGGTGCTTTCGGTCGACGTTGCAATGACCGGAGCTTACCCATTGGGGAGCCACAGCTCGTAAAGGGAGCTGAAATTGGATGAGTGTAATTCTATAAATCTTGCTTCCAAACCTCGGCCCCTTGCTCGACATTACGTTTAACGGCGAGTGGCCCGTTGTATGCAACGAAATGGGGTGGTAAATGAAAATGTTGGgttgattttgttgctttcttttgaGCCCCTCTCCTTTGCGGTACGAAAGaaaaatccatccatccgtcAATCAGTTAGGGATTTAATTTTCCTATCATTTTCCTGGCTATAATCCCAGTTCGTAGTTCTGCTTCTTTGcggccacaaaaaaaaaagttatacGTAAGTGCAATCAGCCATAGAAACATGAGGATAATTATGggaaatttaattagtttaCGATTCCGACTGGGAAGAACACGGCGTTACCAGCGGAAAGAAGTCTTTTCTTCCCCGACACACCTTCCGAACCGGCTAACCATAACATTAGCCTGCAGCAAACTTCCCCTTacacaaacattaaacattaaagtTCAGCAGGAACTCTCACACCAATACTCGGGATTCGTTATGAACCCCTCTAAAAATCCAatcaataacaaataaaaccgttcccaattttcttttctccaaTTTTGCCCTGCCTTCTCGATAAGGATAAGGAAATAGTTATCCTTGAGCtcacggacaaagttagattaCGTCCACCAGCACCAGGTTGGGACTGTCCTGTTAGGTCACAACGGAACGTTCCGTCTTGATGCTCTGTGATACACAAGATCGATCGATTTGAGTTCAATTATATATTGTTTGTTCTGCTGCACACGTACCGGAAGCAATGCACGCCTTCGAAATCGACTTCGACTTCGTTTGTAGGTTTCGGGTTCGGTTTCGGAAGTTCGGATTTCAATTTCCGTTTGCGGTTTTGTGGAGACGTTCCCGAACGTCTTCGCATTGGCGCGCTGTGTCAACTTGTATCTCACACGCGCGTGCACATCTACGAACTAACTCCGAAACTTTAATTTAGGTGTCATTGGCACGCACCAAGTGTCGTTGGCAACGGTTAGGTAAAATGTCTATAACCACAGAAGCGATTGACATTTTGTTGATCGAAGGAGAAAGCATTTGTTATGAAAAATGGGGACTaagcgaaaaagaaacaaaactttggGGTTAAGTGATGTTTTGACAATTCTATACTTATAAATCGATAGAAACCTTGCCGGATCTTACTCGGATATTCCAAACTAAGTTTTGGTCAATCATCAGcgtaaacataatttataagGGAATGTTTGCATGTTTCATAGCAAAGACCAAACTCCAAAACGGAATCCTTCTGGAAGCTGCTTTAACTGATGAATTTTACAGTACAGTTCATCACACTCAACCTCAACCATGCGATGGCTTTCCTCTAGCGATACGCTGTACGCTGTTCGGTGTGATAAGTTAGGAAAACATTTTCGGCTGTGATCCTTTCGGGGTGAATTTGGTGCTTCGCATGTCACATCGTTCTGGCGGGGCCATTAATTTCGAATGTCTGCCAAGTGTTGTTGGCGTTCTGGAGTGTCTTCAGCGCTGGCACTCGGACGGGAAAAAGGATCTTAAAATAGTactgaatgaaaaatgaaatttcgCGCTCGTCTTGTGGCAATATCGTTCGCCCTGCAGCGGGTTCGAATAGGTGGTGTTCTATGAAGATGTTACTATGATGTTATGTACGTGCGCGCTTGCAGTGCATCAGCGACCGATGCATGGTTATACACTCTTTCAGCGCCGTGGCTTGTTTGTTTCAGGACGTGGAAAACGTGATAACTCATATTTAATGGCTAAGCCAACATGATAAATATGCATTAGACAgcaagcagcagtagcaatgAACGGATGTGATGCTAAAAATCGGATGGCAGGATTCTGTCTCCTCACATCATGAccgataagaaaaaaaagcttgctAAACTTAACGTACCCTACAGACCATACCCCTTCAATCAATATTTGCGATTATTGAAAAGAAATTTGCATCTCGAAGGATTATCATGATGTATGGTTTATTGCACCACCATGAGTAATGGTTTTTGTCGTGTGTACTTAGATAAGATGGCTTAATTAACAGGATTGCAGTGCAAAAGGATGGAGGATCGTTTTTGCACAAAGCGCCTTTAATgatcaaatttaataaacagaTAACAATAACTtaacaaaatatttgtaattCAGTTCCCTCTTCATTGCATCTTTCAGCAATAAACTTGTAGATAAAGCAATGGTACAGCTATTTTGAAATGTAATTTACATTCTGGTAACGCCAGTGGAACTCTTGAAACAACTCTCTATAATTATTTACTTTACCTTCAAAATTTCCCTTGGAGCTCCCGTATCAGTTGTTCATATTAAGCGTATAGAGTGTCTCTTTGAATTTCTCTACACAATTTGAACACAAATGCACAATGTCCAGTGTTTAAGTGCATCCCATCTTCAAATTGACATAATATAGCAATGGATTACTATTTACTTTCATTAGTTTGTTTAACACTTTcacgtttgtttggtttttattttcaattatttttttaaaaatatgttactGATATTTCTGACGATCACGATTGCTGCTAAGAGAgaaagaataattaattagCCGTATTTGTTAAGAAATTACCACTCGCTATATTAACCATCACAAAGCGTTATCGAATATATTCTATTTttctcacacactcactctcTCATTCTCTCGAATTCACGCTCTCTCGCGCTCATTGCGATCACCCAACGTCATGGGGGGCTAATATGGGGTGTGCGTCGATATTTTCGCACGTTTTACATATGGGGTCGCGTACGTTCGTAGCGATCTCGTTTGGGATTCTTTAAATAGTATACCCAAGTAAATAAATAGTGGGTGCCCATGCTCGTGTAGCATCTGCTGATAGCTGCACCCACAGGTGTGCGCGATATTGGAAATCGCATATAACCGCACCGCTAAGCAGGATGGTTATCAAACCTCTCCCGCTACTTGAAGGCATCCTCTCACCCTCTCGGCGTTTACATCGATGACAGGAAGAAGCCGGCATCGATGGGTGAACTTGTGGGGATGGAACGATCGGTAGAATGGGGGTGAAATTTATACGCGCGCACTTTGCTCAAGCCGGTAAAATCGAACCGGAAATCAGCTTAGCAAATAGCGAATATGTTTTCCTATCACGAGGCTCATTTAGGTTTTTGCCAGTTGGTGCTAATTTTGTTGCATGGTTACAAttaggggtgtttttttttgcaataaattgctttaaaaaatcTCCAACGGATTTCTTTGCTTTAtgtaaaacacacacgaaatGCGAACGACCAAATCGCGAAAAAGAAGCACTCGGTACACCCGTACTAGGCAGACGAAACCAAACCACACTAACACATTCGAGCGGAAATGCACCTTAAGATAATTCAACATTCGtttatggaagaaaaaaaaaacaaacaattaacaCACCATAGTTATGCTGTAGGCCACAATCTTTTCACCATATTGAACATATCACACACCTGTCATTGTGGTGTAATGGAATGATGTTCAATAATTCCTTTGTTGGCTGCGACGAACATTCTCACACAAGGAAACGCGGCGAGCCATCGAAAGCAGAAACACTACACGCGCCCTTCACGCACAGTCACTTGTCactgcaaaacacaaaaacgctAAAACACCAACTACGAGACGGTACCATCCGGTTCCGTCATTTGTGCAGTGCAAACCGTCGGCCCCCAAAAACTCCCGGGTCCCGGGAACACGGGAAACATTTACGGGCacacgaaatggaaaaaaatcgaTGAGCGCAGCAAACCCTGgctacacacgcacacaccagaGTATCGGTTCCGGCTGGCCACTTCGCCACACTGTGTTCGAGCGCACCGTTTGTCTCGGTGTGTTGTATCGCGTATCGGTGCGTCACCCGCGTTCACTCTGTGCCCATTTTGCGCTGCACTcacaccggaaccggaaaagATGCAGCAGGACGACACGTTCAAATATCACCCCGTTGCACAAGCCACGGTACACATTTGCACAGAAATATTCACCCTTCGCGTAGTGCGGATTTCACGTAAACTTTCGCAGTGTAGGTAGATCAATGTGTTGTGTGCGAAGACGTCAAAACTGTGCTACGTACCGCTGTGGCCATTCCGCAGTGAGAGTGGTATGCTCGACCTATGCTCGCGCTCTCTTGCGGCTGGGAGGGTTTTTGCTCTCGCCCAACCGAACCGACCGTTTTCTCGTTCATTCTAGGGGTTTGTTTTCAGAgttgggtggggtggggtCAGGTGGAAGGGTGGGGGTGGATGGTGGTATGATGTAGGAAGAGGGTTGGGGGGTTGGTTTTGTGCCCGTATTCGTTGATGGGGCCCGATGTCGTAGCGGGAGCGTTCTCTCTGCCAGACTGGCTGTGCGCTATCTCGAACAGACTCGTGTGTGCACGGTGAAATCATCGGTTTGGCCCGTACACAGAGCCGCATTCGAGTCAGCAGTCGATGTAGTGCTCACAATAATGCTCTTGCTGCCGTGTGCCAGCATGCTCTCTGCGGCACTGGCACTCGTACATTGGTACTGCTCGGTTGATGATGgcgcaagatggcgaccgAGACTGTTCGAAAAATCGATTTATATATGTCGTATGAACAGGTTTTATGAgattagtatttttttatgtgttaaTGATTAAAAGCACACATGGAAGAAAGTTTTGTATCAGgtgttgtttaaatatttctatttCCAAAAGACTACCAGCGAGTGGTTTAATATTGTCATTTGGCTCTACTCTCTCTAAACGGATTGGGTGGATAATTGTGAGCGAATTTTTTGAATCGTAACAGtcgttaaaatttaaatttgtttgatcAGGTAAAACTTAAAAATACTTTAGAATAGACAAAAAATGAGTACTCATGAGTACTAAGATCACCTGTAAGCTTGTTCGTAGGTAAACTACAATTCGTCTAAtcataatttaaattcaaatgtATATGCTATGTAAGCGAGGCTTTTCGGTTTTGTAACAAACTTAACtgatataaatataataataccGCACTATTTGGAATATAATACATCGCAGCCATTGTTAGTTCATCCTAGTAACATTTAATAATCATTGTTACTACATAAGTCGCAAGCACACTTACGATAGATGTGAAAAAAACGCTTCCACTAAAGTGGATAAAGTAATATTAACccttatttatatttttatttatataaaactTTTGTTGTGATTGAGAAAATATCGAAGAAAACCATTCTTGCAAAAGAGGAACTAATAATCGAAGCAAGAAAACACATGCTCGATTGTTTCAACACGATGCGAACGAAGCATAAATTCGATAATCACTTGTTGGTTTGATGCAAAACCGGGTGCACTCCTTCCATAGGGAACCATGTTCATGGCCCACGGCGTGCAGCCCCGAAGGAACGTTCAAGTGGACACGAATGCTTCTAATGTTTGGTTTATGCTTACGGAAAACCGCCGTTCCGCTTCGTTTGAAGTGGCAAATACCAGGACGCAAATGATGCAATAACAATATTTCTTTACGAACCACTTACGATTCGGTGGTCATTATgcatgtttttccgtgtgaaGAGCATAATGGTATTTGGTAGTGTTTGGGTAATTGATTCGTTAGCTTCAAGTGGTCGCCATCGAATGGCTGTTGCGAAGCAATGCGTGTTCTTGCCCGATTGAAGATACACTGTAGGATAAGGAAATGCTTTCATTTTGACTTATTACTAAACTTGGATGCACAGTGTAATTTAAGAAATTAATTAGAAATGCTAATgattttgcattatttaatgTAGCTGCTTATAAGGGTGAtttcaaaaaaggaaatatacATTTTCTGTAGTGTTCACTTACCTGTAGTTTGGAAAATTCTACAGCTCAACGTGTGGATAAAAGcctgaaagaaagaaacaaaaattaataaaccacTATGCTATAGAAAGGTGCAGCATAAATGGATCTAGCAACGGTAACATCATGAATATAATAATGTATGAATTATCTTCAAAGCCTGTAAAGCACTTTTTTTACTacaaaaatcatcaaatttGCTTACCCGAGTCAAAGATTAAGCATCCGGTAAAGAACATAAAAATTTACGTAGTCCATTCAACGACCCTCCCGGGCTCATTTGGGTTTTTAATGACAAGCGCGAATAATTTAGATGCGTTATGATGTACCATTTAAGGACCTATCTCCCATAGAAGATAAGCTTTTATTCCCATTTAACATCACTAAACTCGGAGAATGATTTCTGGAAAATTTTAACCAAAGTACCGCCTGCTAAAACATTTACCAAATTACTTACGCACATCGAGTAATGTTTAGGTGTTTGTAACGTTTCGCAGTATATGCAGTCACGTGAGAAATCGAATGGAAATATGACGGAGATTATTTAAAGCAAGGGAACAGGAGCATAGCTTTCGGATCGTTGGGTCTTCACCGATATTTGGCTGTGTGCACAAATGCGGAGAAAGACAACATTGCGGGGAAAGGTTAAAATAAGGCAATCTGTATGCATGGGAAACTGACCCTAACATCAAATTTGGGTAGATTGTTTTATAGCTGTACccgagtttttgaatgttattAATTTGCTTCATCTTTACTATGAGTGGGCCAAGAAGAGGGGAAATATCCTTCGTGGATTACCTTGCTTTAATTTTGCCCTCTACGAAGGTTCCCTGAATTAGTGATATATTTTCCAAGGATTACTTATTACTAATTATTGAAATAGATTCAAAAGTGTTTTATCGGCGACTGAGGTAAATGAGTGATTGTTTCAACTAGAAACTACGTAATTCGTTGATAAACATCGGAAATTCCATTGGTTAAACACATAAATGGTTAAACGATTtggcttaatttttttttcaaaataatcTGACCTtctttcttcatt
The Anopheles moucheti chromosome 2, idAnoMoucSN_F20_07, whole genome shotgun sequence genome window above contains:
- the LOC128297055 gene encoding uncharacterized protein LOC128297055, whose amino-acid sequence is MSKQDTATFFSQGTSAQFDYVLALYPQVLKLRAENKCKKPDELIRLDDWYQNKLPQLIKKRGKDQYMVHEELVKTMKWKQTRGKFYPQLSYLIKVNTPRAVQAETKKAFRKLPNLEQAITALSNLKGVGTTMASALLAAAAPETAPFMADECLMAIPEIEGIDYTTREYMNFVQHIQTTTDRLNRECHPADSLPEQSTGSSKASPLKRTGNGTAAKDGNTDDSGSCSSDGDSLSTTPAKKNKLDTSKAGLQPHEKKWSPHKVELALWTHYVASELQPDILEHIPENGKSVTDASSSNTVDLNKPATPSNPPESDASLTTNGTATNSMLAQNNHVSEEASDDSNFDTEHDKSALGSDESSKDHKFTLDSLDDCTKSEDSIERPSATVINTGKTPLSGNMRRKAALNSGRNAVPAMVVSDDSLSSPKPAIEGKANSSDEEDDEDDEETVPPRSKKTKVD